A window of the Garra rufa chromosome 10, GarRuf1.0, whole genome shotgun sequence genome harbors these coding sequences:
- the rxfp3.2a gene encoding relaxin-3 receptor 1 — translation MQGNSSASPPGLAACGPALDEGDALSNRTALHNLSLRCWLQLLSKESAPELYGDSSSMAMRVVIALVYLIVCALGLVGNLLALYLLQSRHRLKQSSINCFVMSLAVTDLQFVLTLPFWAVDTALDFRWPFGKVMCKIISSVTTMNMYASVFFLTAMSVARYCSLSSSLRMQSPKTASAEVKWASLGIWIVSVVATIPHAVYSTTAQVSDDELCLVRFSDSGSWDPQLLLGLYQTQKVLLGFVIPLIIICVCYLLLLRFVLRRRVSGIPGSESERGRHKRRSKVTRSVTIVVLSFFLCWLPNQALTLWGVLIKFDLVPFSNAFYNAQAYAFPITVCLAHTNSCLNPVLYCLIRQEYRTGLKKLLFRATPSIRNLAKLVYRGKKVAEAPPGVAVVQMEIGM, via the coding sequence ATGCAGGGAAACAGCAGCGCGTCGCCACCGGGTTTAGCGGCGTGCGGTCCAGCACTAGATGAAGGCGATGCTCTGTCGAACCGGACCGCTCTGCACAACCTGTCGCTCCGCTGTTGGTTGCAGCTGCTCTCCAAAGAGTCCGCGCCGGAGCTCTACGGCGACAGCTCGAGCATGGCCATGCGGGTCGTGATCGCGCTCGTCTACCTGATCGTTTGTGCGCTGGGGCTCGTCGGGAACCTGTTGGCGCTTTACCTACTCCAGTCGCGCCACAGACTCAAGCAGTCATCCATCAACTGCTTCGTCATGAGTTTAGCTGTAACGGACCTGCAGTTCGTTCTGACTCTTCCGTTCTGGGCCGTGGACACCGCTTTGGACTTCAGATGGCCGTTTGGAAAGGTGATGTGCAAGATTATCAGCTCGGTCACCACCATGAACATGTACGCAAGTGTGTTCTTCTTAACAGCCATGAGCGTTGCGCGCTACTGCTCCTTGTCCTCATCCTTGCGGATGCAAAGTCCCAAAACGGCGTCAGCTGAGGTCAAGTGGGCCAGTTTGGGAATCTGGATCGTGTCCGTGGTGGCCACCATTCCTCATGCGGTTTACTCCACCACGGCGCAGGTGTCCGACGACGAGCTGTGCCTCGTCCGCTTCTCGGATTCGGGTAGCTGGGACCCGCAGCTGCTTCTGGGTCTCTATCAAACCCAGAAAGTACTTCTGGGCTTTGTGATTCCGCTGATCATCATTTGCGTTTGTTACCTCCTCCTGTTGCGCTTCGTTCTGCGGCGGCGCGTCAGTGGAATTCCCGGCTCGGAAAGCGAGAGAGGGCGGCACAAGCGCCGTTCCAAAGTCACCCGATCGGTCACCATCGtggttctatcgttctttctgtGTTGGCTACCCAATCAGGCGCTGACCCTTTGGGGGGTGCTTATCAAATTCGACCTGGTGCCCTTCAGTAACGCGTTTTATAACGCGCAGGCCTATGCGTTCCCCATCACCGTGTGCCTTGCGCACACCAACAGCTGCCTGAACCCGGTGCTGTACTGTCTGATTCGCCAGGAGTATCGCACTGGCCTCAAGAAACTGCTGTTTCGAGCCACTCCGTCCATTCGGAACCTGGCCAAGCTGGTGTACCGGGGGAAGAAAGTGGCGGAGGCTCCGCCTGGAGTGGCCGTGGTACAGATGGAGATCGGGATGTGA